A stretch of the Onychomys torridus chromosome 23, mOncTor1.1, whole genome shotgun sequence genome encodes the following:
- the Tm4sf20 gene encoding transmembrane 4 L6 family member 20, with protein sequence MTCCEGWTSCNGFSLLILIILGVVINCIPLGISLMEGDSASQNPISCYEWWLPGIIGAGALAIPATTMSLASRKRACCNNKTGMFLSSLLSVITIIGAVYCMLVSLQALLEGPLICSSQANSTVSCEFSLRNLSDFHPESFSLQWFFQDSCVSPTGLKNSSISDIINNWSIPNSNSEEDRHRIFHFSVFLGLLLVGILELLFGLSQILIGFLGCLCGVSRRRSQIV encoded by the exons ATGACGTGCTGTGAAGGGTGGACATCCTGCAATGGCTTCAGCCTGCTGATTCTGATTATTTTAGGAGTAGTTATCAATTGTATACCTCTGGGTATCAGCTTGATGGAGGGAGATTCAGCTTCTCAAAACCCCATCTCTTGCTATGAGTGGTGGTTACCAGGAATTATAGGAGCCGGTGCGCTG GCCATCCCAGCAACAACAATGTCCTTGGCATCGAGAAAAAGAGCATGCTGCAATAACAAGACAGGG ATGTTTCTTTCATCGCTCTTAAGTGTAATCACAATCATCGGTGCGGTGTATTGCATGTTGGTATCACTCCAGGCTCTCTTGGAAGGTCCTCTCATCTGTAGCTCTCAAGCCAACAGCACCGTCTCTTGTGAATTTTCATTGAGAAACTTAAG TGACTTCCATCCTGAATCCTTCAGTCTGCAGTGGTTCTTCCAAGACTCTTGTGTTTCTCCTACTGGTTTAAAAAACTCCAGCATCAGTGACATCATCAATAACTGGAGCATACCAAACTCTAACTCTGAAGAAGACAGACATAGGATTTTCCACTTCTCAGTATTTCTCGGTCTCCTGCTTGTTGGAATCCTTGAGCTCCTGTTCGGGCTCAGTCAGATACTCATTGGTTTCCTTGGCTGTCTGTGTGGTGTCTCTAGAAGAAGGAGTCAAATTGTGTAG